The Streptomyces sp. Mut1 genome window below encodes:
- the mce gene encoding methylmalonyl-CoA epimerase: MLTRIDHIGIACFDLDKTVEFYRSTYGFEVFHSEVNEEQGVREAMLKINDTSDGGASYLQLLEPTREDSAVGKWLAKNGEGVHHIAFGTADVDADAADIREKGVRVLYDEPRTGSMGSRITFLHPKDCHGVLTELVTAKTEH; encoded by the coding sequence ATGCTGACGCGAATCGACCACATCGGGATCGCCTGTTTCGACCTCGACAAGACCGTCGAGTTCTACCGCTCGACCTACGGGTTCGAGGTCTTCCACTCCGAGGTCAACGAGGAGCAGGGCGTGCGGGAGGCCATGCTCAAGATCAACGATACGTCCGACGGCGGCGCCTCCTACCTCCAGCTCCTCGAACCGACCCGCGAGGACTCCGCCGTGGGCAAATGGCTGGCCAAGAACGGGGAGGGCGTCCACCACATCGCCTTCGGTACGGCCGATGTCGACGCCGACGCCGCGGACATCCGGGAAAAGGGGGTCAGGGTGCTGTACGACGAGCCCAGGACGGGGTCGATGGGCTCCCGGATCACCTTCCTGCACCCCAAGGACTGCCACGGCGTCCTCACCGAACTGGTCACGGCAAAGACGGAGCACTGA
- a CDS encoding acetyl-CoA C-acetyltransferase gives MSGTTGTTSVIVAGARTPMGRLLGSLKSFSGADLGGFAIKAALDRAGIGGDQVEYVIMGQVLQAGAGQIPARQAAVKAGIPLSVPALTVNKVCLSGLDAIALADQLIRAGEFDVVVAGGQESMTNAPHLLPKSREGYKYGAIEMLDSMAYDGLTDAYENIPMGESTEKHNTRLGLDRAAQDEIGALSHQRAAAAQKNGLFEAEITPVEIPQRKGDPVLFSKDEGIRPETTTESLGKLRPAFAKDGTITAGTSSQISDGAAAVVVMSRAKAEELGLEWIAEIGAHGNVAGPDNSLQSQPSNAIRHAVKKEGIGVEDLDVIEINEAFAAVAVQSMKDLGVTSEKVNVNGGAIALGHPIGMSGARVVLHLALELKRRGGGIGAAALCGGGGQGDALILRVPGK, from the coding sequence ATGTCAGGAACGACCGGTACCACTTCCGTGATCGTCGCGGGCGCCCGGACGCCCATGGGCCGGCTCCTCGGCTCCCTCAAGAGTTTCTCCGGGGCCGACCTCGGCGGCTTCGCCATCAAGGCGGCGCTGGACCGGGCCGGCATCGGCGGCGACCAGGTCGAGTACGTGATCATGGGCCAGGTGCTCCAGGCCGGCGCCGGCCAGATCCCGGCCCGCCAGGCGGCGGTCAAGGCCGGTATCCCTCTGAGCGTCCCGGCCCTCACCGTCAACAAGGTGTGCCTCTCCGGGCTCGACGCCATCGCTCTGGCCGACCAGCTGATCCGCGCCGGTGAGTTCGACGTCGTCGTGGCCGGCGGCCAGGAGTCCATGACGAACGCCCCGCACCTGCTCCCGAAGTCCCGTGAGGGCTACAAGTACGGCGCGATCGAGATGCTCGACTCCATGGCGTACGACGGACTGACCGACGCCTACGAGAACATCCCGATGGGCGAGTCCACCGAGAAGCACAACACCCGCCTCGGCCTGGACCGCGCCGCCCAGGACGAGATCGGCGCCCTGTCCCACCAGCGCGCCGCCGCGGCCCAGAAGAACGGCCTGTTCGAGGCCGAGATCACCCCGGTCGAGATCCCGCAGCGCAAGGGCGACCCGGTCCTCTTCTCGAAGGACGAGGGCATCCGCCCCGAGACGACCACCGAGTCCCTCGGCAAGCTGCGCCCGGCCTTCGCCAAGGACGGCACGATCACGGCGGGCACCTCCTCGCAGATCTCCGACGGCGCCGCCGCGGTCGTCGTCATGAGCAGGGCCAAGGCCGAGGAGCTGGGCCTGGAGTGGATCGCCGAGATCGGCGCCCACGGCAATGTGGCGGGCCCGGACAACTCGCTCCAGTCGCAGCCGTCCAACGCGATCCGGCACGCCGTGAAGAAGGAGGGCATCGGCGTCGAGGACCTCGACGTCATCGAGATCAACGAGGCGTTCGCGGCCGTCGCCGTCCAGTCCATGAAGGACCTCGGCGTCACCTCGGAGAAGGTCAACGTCAACGGCGGCGCCATCGCGCTCGGCCACCCGATCGGCATGTCCGGCGCCCGGGTGGTGCTGCACCTGGCGCTGGAGCTCAAGCGGCGCGGCGGCGGCATCGGGGCCGCGGCCCTGTGCGGCGGCGGCGGCCAGGGCGACGCGCTGATCCTGCGCGTCCCGGGCAAGTAG
- the meaB gene encoding methylmalonyl Co-A mutase-associated GTPase MeaB, with amino-acid sequence MVDVPTLVEQARAGRPRAVARLVSLVEGASPQLREVMAALAPLAGNAYVVGLTGSPGVGKSTSTSALVSAYRRQGKRVAVLAVDPSSPFSGGALLGDRVRMSDHASDPGVYIRSMATRGHLGGLAWAAPQAIRVLDASGFDVVLVETVGVGQSEVEIASQADTSVVLLAPGMGDGIQAAKAGILEIGDVYVVNKADRDGADATARELNHMLGLGESRGPGDWRPPIVKTVAARGEGIDEVVEALEKHRAWMEERGVLGERRAARAAREVETITVTRLRERIGSLHGDRRLGALAERIVAGGLDPYAAADELVAELTGEG; translated from the coding sequence ATGGTGGATGTCCCCACCCTGGTGGAGCAGGCCCGTGCGGGCAGGCCGCGGGCCGTGGCGCGGCTCGTCTCGCTGGTGGAGGGGGCCTCGCCGCAGCTGCGCGAGGTGATGGCGGCCCTGGCACCGCTGGCCGGCAACGCCTACGTCGTCGGCCTGACCGGTTCGCCGGGTGTCGGCAAGTCGACATCGACGTCGGCGCTCGTCTCCGCCTACCGGCGGCAGGGCAAGCGGGTCGCTGTCCTCGCCGTCGACCCGTCCTCGCCGTTCTCCGGCGGGGCCCTGCTCGGCGACCGGGTCCGGATGTCGGACCACGCCTCCGACCCGGGCGTCTACATCCGCTCCATGGCGACCCGCGGCCACCTCGGCGGCCTCGCCTGGGCGGCGCCGCAGGCGATCAGGGTGCTGGACGCGTCGGGCTTCGACGTCGTCCTGGTGGAGACGGTGGGCGTCGGCCAGTCCGAGGTGGAGATCGCCTCCCAGGCCGACACCTCGGTCGTCCTGCTCGCCCCCGGCATGGGCGACGGCATCCAGGCGGCCAAGGCCGGAATCCTGGAGATCGGCGATGTGTACGTGGTGAACAAGGCCGACCGGGACGGGGCGGACGCCACCGCCCGCGAGCTCAACCACATGCTGGGCCTCGGGGAGTCCCGGGGCCCCGGCGACTGGCGGCCGCCGATCGTGAAGACGGTCGCCGCCCGGGGCGAGGGCATCGACGAGGTGGTCGAGGCCCTGGAGAAACACCGGGCGTGGATGGAGGAGCGCGGGGTCCTCGGCGAGCGGCGCGCGGCCCGCGCCGCCCGCGAGGTCGAGACGATCACGGTCACCCGGCTCCGTGAGCGCATCGGCAGCCTGCACGGCGACCGCCGTCTCGGCGCGCTGGCCGAGCGCATCGTGGCCGGCGGCCTCGACCCGTACGCGGCGGCCGACGAGCTGGTGGCGGAGCTGACCGGCGAGGGCTGA
- a CDS encoding serine/threonine-protein kinase, with protein MLGPLRDDSPRAIGPYAIRARLGAGGMGEVFLGDRGDGTGPAAVKTVRRDVAQDPGFRSRFRREISVARSVTGPHLAPLLDGDADAEVPWLATAYVAGPTLSAAVRGAGAMDETEVRMLGAGIARALAAVHAAGIVHRDVKPGNVMLAADGPRLIDFGIARDAGATPLTTTSRMVGSPAFMSPEHVAGSGRVVPASDIFCLASLLCFAATGHDPFGDGPVAAVLYRVKYVEADLDDVPDALRAVLERCLTADPAARPTAAELAGHLAPGAAADWPAPVAGQIAEYGRELARVGALDGPLLPGYTPTEAVAGRPAGPHQPPARGADSTPGLHLAPTQGPGLPAPARRPRRALGAALAALILLGAATGGYLAWRDRASPGKGDGAEAATMVAGVGGNGGPDASGTIEYGRDVRPAGWKKSWQGKFGGLPLGCSAGRDVLVCRLVDGTYEALSAGDGHRMWTFDSGAELGGRGAGWGPSGAFFMPAGATLPTVYDDTVVLAAGGRLHALDARTGKGRWESRAGAALALESAPLVVGDMVLAAASGSGSGSAGSELAGFDRATGAEKWRRPLAPDDIAMAQKSNFWPLATDGEVAYAMGLAGPKAFRPEDGSPVGSAGGKDEKSVNAVCWGMRVRGASAFCTKDVHNDDPSGFGDDLVVLRYTAGDLKARGEVRVDSGLVAGAALTALDDRVVVLLRGDEYVESVPDEIVVVGQADGRTLGRFPMKVHPEEGMSNPVSSPLIVADTLVWADTATLYTVALHPDGTLGPLRGTAVPGAPGPSRPPEYERANGIELGQEVLAPQVLPVGGVVHIVYDDGTTVSVPLPE; from the coding sequence ATGCTCGGTCCGCTCAGGGACGACTCGCCCAGGGCGATCGGTCCGTACGCGATCAGGGCCCGGCTGGGTGCGGGCGGCATGGGTGAGGTCTTCCTCGGCGACCGGGGCGACGGCACCGGACCCGCCGCCGTCAAGACCGTCCGCCGCGACGTGGCCCAGGACCCCGGCTTCCGCAGCCGCTTCCGCCGCGAGATCTCCGTAGCCCGGTCCGTCACCGGACCCCACCTCGCCCCGCTGCTCGACGGGGACGCCGACGCCGAGGTGCCCTGGCTCGCCACCGCGTATGTGGCCGGGCCGACGCTGTCCGCCGCCGTGCGCGGGGCGGGCGCCATGGACGAGACCGAGGTGCGGATGCTGGGCGCCGGGATCGCCCGCGCCCTGGCGGCCGTCCACGCGGCGGGGATCGTCCACCGCGACGTGAAACCGGGCAACGTCATGCTCGCCGCCGACGGGCCGCGCCTCATCGACTTCGGCATCGCCCGGGACGCCGGCGCCACCCCGCTCACCACCACCAGCCGGATGGTCGGCAGCCCCGCCTTCATGTCCCCCGAGCACGTCGCGGGCAGCGGACGCGTCGTCCCGGCCTCGGACATCTTCTGCCTCGCCTCGCTGCTCTGCTTCGCCGCCACCGGGCACGACCCGTTCGGGGACGGTCCGGTGGCCGCCGTCCTCTACCGCGTGAAGTACGTCGAGGCCGACCTCGACGACGTGCCGGACGCGCTGCGCGCGGTCCTGGAGAGGTGCCTGACCGCCGACCCGGCCGCCCGCCCCACCGCCGCCGAACTCGCCGGCCACCTCGCGCCCGGCGCCGCCGCCGACTGGCCCGCCCCGGTCGCCGGACAGATCGCGGAGTACGGGCGGGAACTGGCCCGGGTCGGCGCGCTGGACGGGCCCCTGCTGCCGGGCTACACGCCGACCGAGGCGGTTGCGGGGCGCCCGGCGGGGCCCCACCAACCGCCCGCCCGGGGCGCGGACTCCACCCCCGGCCTGCACCTCGCACCCACCCAGGGCCCCGGCCTCCCCGCCCCCGCCCGCCGCCCGAGGCGCGCCCTGGGCGCCGCCCTCGCCGCACTGATCCTGCTGGGCGCGGCGACGGGCGGGTACCTGGCCTGGCGCGACCGTGCCTCGCCGGGCAAGGGGGACGGCGCGGAGGCGGCCACCATGGTGGCGGGCGTGGGCGGGAACGGGGGGCCGGACGCCTCGGGCACCATCGAGTACGGCCGCGACGTGCGTCCCGCCGGCTGGAAGAAGTCCTGGCAGGGAAAGTTCGGCGGGCTCCCGCTCGGCTGCTCGGCAGGGCGGGACGTGCTGGTCTGCCGGCTCGTCGACGGCACGTACGAGGCCCTGTCGGCGGGCGACGGGCACCGGATGTGGACGTTCGACTCCGGAGCGGAGCTGGGCGGCCGGGGGGCGGGCTGGGGGCCGAGCGGCGCGTTCTTCATGCCGGCCGGGGCGACCCTGCCCACCGTCTACGACGACACCGTCGTGCTGGCCGCGGGCGGCCGCCTCCACGCGCTGGACGCCCGGACGGGGAAGGGGCGCTGGGAGAGCAGGGCGGGCGCGGCGCTCGCCCTGGAGAGCGCGCCGCTCGTCGTGGGCGACATGGTCCTCGCCGCCGCTTCCGGGTCCGGCTCAGGATCCGCGGGGTCCGAACTCGCCGGGTTCGACCGGGCGACGGGCGCCGAGAAGTGGCGGCGGCCGCTGGCTCCGGACGACATAGCCATGGCGCAGAAGTCCAACTTCTGGCCCCTGGCCACCGATGGTGAGGTCGCCTATGCCATGGGCCTGGCCGGCCCGAAGGCGTTCCGGCCCGAGGACGGCAGCCCGGTGGGCTCGGCCGGCGGCAAGGACGAGAAGTCCGTGAACGCCGTGTGCTGGGGGATGCGCGTGCGGGGCGCGTCCGCGTTCTGCACGAAGGACGTACACAACGATGATCCTTCGGGCTTCGGCGACGACCTGGTCGTCCTGCGGTACACCGCCGGTGACCTCAAGGCGCGGGGGGAGGTGCGGGTGGACTCCGGGCTGGTGGCCGGAGCGGCGCTGACCGCGCTCGACGACCGGGTGGTCGTGCTGCTCAGGGGCGACGAGTACGTCGAGAGCGTGCCCGACGAGATCGTCGTCGTCGGGCAGGCGGACGGCCGGACGCTCGGCCGGTTCCCGATGAAGGTCCATCCCGAGGAGGGGATGAGCAACCCGGTCTCCAGTCCGCTGATCGTCGCCGACACCCTGGTCTGGGCGGACACCGCGACGCTGTACACGGTCGCCCTGCACCCCGACGGCACCCTCGGCCCGCTGCGCGGGACCGCGGTCCCCGGGGCCCCGGGCCCGAGCAGGCCCCCCGAGTACGAACGCGCCAATGGCATCGAGCTGGGCCAGGAAGTGCTCGCCCCCCAGGTACTGCCCGTCGGCGGGGTCGTGCACATCGTCTACGACGACGGCACCACGGTCTCCGTACCGCTGCCCGAATGA
- a CDS encoding protein kinase domain-containing protein has product MIQPLPAGRARLVGPYQLLGLLGAGGMGEVYLAGPAGGARAAGGLVALKTIRPDLDLDDGFRVRFRREIAAAGAVRSPHTAGLVGGDANGRLPWLATEYVPGPSLAEAVARSGPLPEPVVRALGAGLALALADMHAVRVLHRDLKPGNVLLGPDGPKVIDFGIAQAFDATQLTRTGVVVGSPGYISPEHVNGSRSLVPASDVFCLGAVLAFAATGRGPFDDSDMAAVIYRISRGEAELSGVPDGLRDVIESCLRSDPAARPTPRRLADLLLPDGPAPGAFPWTDAVRGQLAAHAAAADACARASAPAYPPHRPAYAPTPAVPVRVPGERPGSRSLWTGLAAAAAVVCLALVAVLLPGLLDRGDEKNDAGASGGRRSAASATDAAGVRSGAAVFPGADPGRTGDFGAAAADVSTRPKDWKAWHTQVADGPVECALAGASLVCADARRITALDAADGKRRWRGPQTTAGSAPASVGAVLDTTVYAFEGNALVARDLSDGKEQWRERLPAGTRVADSAQSGDVLYYAVKATGSGTGRLIAQRLTGQHAQAWDTAWQEPADEAELLFADGRLVAVGAAVTVLNSADGARQPGVPAGGLTCRTPVLKGTQLLCSGSDGLTVVNVTDPDRRRTEAPGVDIAYRPTVSRDGIVVASSTSQVYAFGLADGQLRWVTCDCGDGLETEGVPFVVGDHAVVVEGYGPGAIPLNAEGTPRPTSPGLIKDWPGEPGDPLDPASVSVIAAGDALFMSFEDGTVGPLRLRSLTTRAGAQSSSRSSPSS; this is encoded by the coding sequence GTGATCCAGCCGCTGCCGGCCGGACGGGCCCGGCTGGTCGGGCCCTACCAACTGCTCGGGCTGCTCGGCGCGGGTGGCATGGGCGAGGTCTACCTGGCGGGGCCCGCCGGAGGCGCGCGGGCCGCCGGCGGGCTGGTCGCGCTGAAGACGATCCGGCCCGACCTGGACCTCGACGACGGCTTCCGGGTCCGCTTCCGCCGCGAGATCGCCGCCGCCGGGGCCGTACGCAGCCCGCACACCGCCGGCCTCGTGGGCGGCGACGCGAACGGCCGGCTGCCGTGGCTCGCGACCGAGTACGTGCCGGGCCCCTCGCTCGCCGAGGCGGTGGCCCGTAGCGGCCCGCTCCCCGAACCCGTGGTCCGGGCCCTGGGCGCCGGGCTCGCCCTGGCCCTCGCCGACATGCACGCCGTGCGTGTCCTGCACCGTGACCTCAAGCCCGGCAACGTGCTCCTGGGCCCCGACGGCCCCAAGGTCATCGACTTCGGGATCGCCCAGGCCTTCGACGCCACCCAGCTGACCCGTACCGGTGTCGTGGTCGGCAGCCCCGGCTACATCTCGCCCGAGCACGTCAACGGCTCACGCTCCCTCGTGCCCGCCTCCGACGTGTTCTGCCTGGGCGCGGTGCTGGCGTTCGCGGCGACGGGCCGGGGGCCGTTCGACGACTCGGACATGGCGGCCGTCATCTACCGGATCTCCCGGGGCGAGGCCGAACTCTCCGGCGTACCGGACGGGTTGAGGGACGTGATCGAGTCCTGCCTGCGCAGCGACCCCGCGGCCAGGCCCACCCCCCGGCGGCTGGCGGACCTGCTCCTGCCGGACGGCCCGGCTCCCGGCGCCTTCCCCTGGACCGACGCGGTGCGCGGTCAGCTCGCCGCCCACGCGGCGGCGGCCGACGCCTGCGCGCGGGCGTCGGCACCCGCGTATCCGCCCCACCGGCCGGCGTACGCCCCGACGCCCGCCGTGCCCGTGCGGGTGCCGGGCGAGCGCCCCGGCAGCAGGTCGCTGTGGACCGGGCTCGCGGCGGCGGCCGCGGTGGTGTGCCTCGCCCTGGTGGCGGTGCTGCTGCCGGGGCTCCTCGACCGGGGCGACGAGAAGAACGACGCCGGCGCGTCCGGCGGCCGGCGGTCGGCCGCATCCGCCACGGACGCGGCCGGAGTCCGGTCCGGGGCCGCCGTCTTCCCGGGCGCGGACCCCGGCCGTACCGGCGACTTCGGGGCGGCCGCCGCCGATGTCTCCACCCGGCCGAAGGACTGGAAGGCGTGGCACACCCAGGTCGCCGACGGCCCGGTGGAGTGCGCGCTCGCGGGCGCCTCCCTGGTGTGCGCCGACGCGCGCCGGATCACCGCGCTGGACGCGGCGGACGGCAAGCGGCGCTGGCGTGGCCCGCAGACGACGGCCGGGTCCGCGCCTGCCTCCGTGGGCGCCGTACTCGACACCACCGTCTACGCCTTCGAGGGCAACGCCCTGGTGGCGCGCGACCTGTCCGACGGCAAGGAGCAATGGCGCGAACGGCTTCCGGCCGGCACCCGGGTGGCCGACTCCGCGCAGTCCGGCGACGTCCTCTACTACGCCGTGAAGGCCACCGGCTCCGGCACCGGCCGGCTGATCGCCCAGCGGCTGACCGGCCAGCACGCGCAGGCGTGGGACACGGCCTGGCAGGAGCCGGCGGACGAGGCCGAACTGCTCTTCGCCGACGGCCGTCTCGTCGCGGTCGGTGCGGCCGTCACCGTCCTGAACAGCGCGGACGGCGCACGCCAGCCGGGTGTGCCGGCGGGCGGCCTCACCTGCCGTACACCGGTCCTGAAGGGGACGCAGCTGCTCTGTTCGGGCTCCGACGGCCTGACGGTCGTGAACGTGACGGACCCGGACAGGCGCCGCACCGAAGCCCCCGGCGTGGACATCGCCTACCGCCCCACGGTCTCGCGGGACGGCATCGTCGTGGCGAGCAGCACGAGCCAGGTGTACGCGTTCGGCCTGGCCGACGGGCAGCTGCGCTGGGTGACGTGCGACTGCGGGGACGGGCTGGAGACGGAGGGCGTGCCGTTCGTCGTCGGTGACCACGCCGTCGTCGTGGAGGGATACGGGCCCGGAGCCATCCCGCTGAACGCCGAGGGCACTCCGCGGCCCACGAGCCCCGGGCTGATCAAGGACTGGCCGGGCGAGCCCGGAGACCCGCTCGACCCGGCGTCCGTCTCGGTCATCGCCGCGGGCGACGCGCTGTTCATGAGCTTCGAGGACGGGACGGTCGGTCCTCTCCGCCTACGCTCCCTGACGACCCGGGCCGGCGCTCAGTCGTCGTCCCGGTCGTCCCCGTCGTCGTAG
- a CDS encoding PepSY domain-containing protein, with the protein MKRKIVIAAVAAAVLAGGTAATAVALTDGDGHDDDGGRSGRAASGVTARVTVGDAVAAGLRAVPGTVTEAELDHENGGLVWELDVYGSDRAWHDVTVDAGNGKVLGKHIDHDDDGDRRAPRKTSVTLDEAVATALKSAPGTVTSVELEGGRGGAAHWEVDVRGKDGREHELNVDARTGGVTADGYDDGDDRDDD; encoded by the coding sequence ATGAAGCGCAAGATCGTCATCGCCGCCGTCGCCGCGGCCGTGCTCGCCGGCGGCACGGCCGCCACGGCGGTCGCCCTCACCGACGGGGACGGCCACGACGACGACGGCGGCCGCAGCGGCCGCGCCGCGAGCGGTGTCACCGCCCGGGTCACGGTCGGCGACGCGGTCGCGGCCGGTCTGCGGGCCGTCCCGGGGACGGTGACCGAGGCGGAACTCGACCACGAGAACGGCGGGCTCGTCTGGGAGCTCGATGTGTACGGCTCCGACCGGGCGTGGCACGACGTGACGGTGGACGCGGGCAACGGCAAGGTGCTCGGCAAGCACATCGACCACGACGACGACGGCGACCGGCGCGCGCCCCGGAAGACCTCCGTCACGCTGGACGAGGCGGTGGCCACCGCGCTGAAGTCGGCCCCCGGCACGGTGACGTCGGTGGAGCTGGAGGGCGGGCGCGGCGGCGCGGCGCACTGGGAGGTGGACGTGCGCGGCAAGGACGGCAGGGAGCACGAGCTGAACGTGGACGCGAGGACGGGTGGCGTCACGGCGGACGGCTACGACGACGGGGACGACCGGGACGACGACTGA
- a CDS encoding response regulator transcription factor codes for MRLLIVEDEKRLAISLARGLTAEGFAVDAVHDGAEGLHRALDGAYDLVILDIMLPGMNGYRVCAALRAAGHEVPVLMLTAKDGEYDEAEGLDTGADDYLTKPFSYVVLVARVRALLRRRGGSASPVITVGALRMHTAARRVHLGDDEITLTAKEFAVLEQLALRAGNVVSKAEILEHVWDFAYDGDPNIVEVYVSTLRRKLGAAAIRTVRGAGYRLEAL; via the coding sequence ATGCGCCTGTTGATCGTGGAGGACGAGAAGCGGCTGGCGATCTCCCTGGCCCGGGGGCTCACCGCCGAGGGGTTCGCCGTGGATGCCGTGCACGACGGGGCCGAGGGCCTGCACCGGGCCCTGGATGGCGCCTACGACCTCGTGATCCTCGACATCATGCTGCCCGGGATGAACGGCTACCGGGTGTGCGCCGCCCTGCGCGCCGCCGGTCACGAGGTGCCCGTCCTGATGCTGACCGCGAAGGACGGCGAGTACGACGAGGCGGAGGGGCTCGACACGGGCGCCGACGACTACCTGACCAAGCCGTTCAGCTACGTGGTGCTGGTCGCCCGGGTCCGCGCCCTGCTGCGCCGCCGGGGCGGCTCCGCGTCGCCGGTGATCACCGTCGGCGCCCTGCGGATGCACACCGCGGCCCGCCGCGTGCACCTCGGCGACGACGAGATCACCCTGACCGCCAAGGAGTTCGCCGTGCTCGAACAGCTCGCGCTGCGGGCCGGGAACGTGGTGAGCAAGGCGGAGATCCTGGAGCACGTCTGGGACTTCGCCTACGACGGCGACCCCAACATCGTCGAGGTGTACGTGAGCACCCTGCGCCGCAAGCTCGGCGCCGCCGCCATCCGCACGGTGCGCGGCGCCGGTTACCGGCTGGAGGCGCTGTGA
- a CDS encoding sensor histidine kinase has protein sequence MRSVRARAALGATVVVALALGAAGLAVLLVLRANLTDQAGLQAEVVAREVAGQLALDVPYDKLETGDEEEHPVQVTDEDGRVVAVSEDLEAISGTGTDRVTPQRLPAPSAAGDEDDDRDDGDDRDDDRDDDDDPGRGEVSTDEPDFSNGTATVDGDRADYRFASVEATDSAGRTLTVHAGAPLAAEQRAMRSVRSAMLAGLPVVLLVVAAVTWLVTRRALRPVEGIRREMAAITASKDLGRRVPEPDSRDEIARLARTTNETLTALEASVDRQRRFVADASHELRSPIASLRTQLEVAAAHPGLLDLPGAVADTVRLQTLAADLLLLARLDAGEGPARTRLDLGALIREEVSQRGGDRVPVTVAVPESGGPEVTGSRGQLARVVGNLLDNAQRHADRSVTVGVHREGGGVVVAVTDDGAGVPDAERERVFERFVRLDDARTRDEGGAGLGLAIARDVAARHGGRLTVTDAPEGGARFELWLPGTGSG, from the coding sequence GTGAGATCCGTACGGGCCAGGGCCGCGCTCGGCGCCACCGTCGTCGTCGCCCTCGCGCTGGGCGCCGCCGGGCTCGCCGTCCTGCTCGTCCTGCGCGCCAACCTCACCGACCAGGCGGGCCTCCAGGCCGAGGTCGTCGCCCGCGAGGTCGCCGGGCAGCTGGCCCTCGACGTGCCGTACGACAAGCTGGAGACGGGCGACGAGGAGGAGCACCCGGTCCAGGTGACCGACGAGGACGGGCGCGTGGTGGCCGTCTCCGAGGACCTGGAGGCGATCTCCGGCACCGGCACCGACCGGGTCACCCCGCAGCGCCTGCCCGCTCCTTCGGCCGCCGGGGACGAGGACGATGACCGGGACGACGGTGACGACCGCGACGACGACCGCGACGACGATGACGACCCGGGCCGGGGCGAGGTCTCCACGGACGAGCCGGACTTCAGCAACGGCACCGCGACCGTGGACGGCGACCGCGCCGACTACCGGTTCGCCTCGGTCGAGGCGACGGACTCGGCGGGCCGCACCCTGACCGTCCACGCGGGCGCCCCGCTCGCCGCCGAGCAGCGGGCCATGCGCAGCGTGCGCTCCGCGATGCTGGCCGGGCTGCCCGTCGTGCTCCTCGTGGTCGCCGCGGTGACCTGGCTGGTGACCCGGCGGGCGCTGCGCCCCGTCGAGGGCATCCGCCGCGAGATGGCCGCGATCACCGCGTCGAAGGACCTGGGCAGAAGGGTCCCGGAGCCGGACTCCCGCGACGAGATCGCCCGCCTGGCCCGGACCACCAATGAGACGCTCACCGCGCTCGAAGCCTCCGTCGACCGCCAGCGGCGCTTCGTCGCCGACGCCTCGCACGAGCTGCGCAGCCCGATCGCCTCGCTGCGCACCCAGCTGGAGGTGGCCGCCGCCCATCCCGGACTGCTGGACCTGCCGGGCGCGGTCGCCGACACCGTACGGCTCCAGACGCTCGCCGCCGACCTGCTGCTGCTGGCCAGGCTCGACGCGGGGGAGGGGCCGGCGCGGACCCGGCTGGACCTCGGGGCCCTGATCCGCGAGGAGGTGTCCCAGCGCGGCGGCGACCGCGTCCCCGTCACGGTGGCCGTGCCGGAGTCCGGCGGTCCGGAGGTGACGGGTTCGCGCGGTCAACTGGCCCGCGTCGTCGGCAACCTCCTGGACAACGCCCAGCGCCACGCGGACCGTTCGGTGACCGTCGGCGTGCACCGGGAGGGCGGCGGCGTGGTCGTCGCGGTCACCGACGACGGTGCGGGGGTGCCGGATGCGGAACGCGAGCGCGTCTTCGAACGGTTCGTACGCCTCGACGACGCCCGCACCCGCGACGAGGGAGGCGCGGGCCTGGGCCTCGCCATCGCCCGCGACGTGGCCGCCCGCCACGGCGGCCGGCTCACCGTCACCGATGCCCCGGAGGGCGGCGCCCGCTTCGAACTGTGGCTGCCGGGCACGGGATCGGGCTGA
- a CDS encoding MarR family winged helix-turn-helix transcriptional regulator, whose protein sequence is METETATRWLSDAEQCAWRTHLDVSRLLMHQLEKDLQPFGLTNNDYEILVNLSESPDRRMRMSDLAGATLQSKSRLSHQITRMESAGLVRREHCESDRRGLFAVLTDEGAETMRKVAPHHVASVRKHFMDLLTPDALAELHAALAPVAEHLRGQRG, encoded by the coding sequence ATGGAGACCGAGACGGCCACCCGCTGGCTGAGCGACGCCGAGCAGTGCGCCTGGCGCACCCACCTGGACGTCAGCAGGCTGCTGATGCACCAGCTGGAGAAGGACCTCCAGCCGTTCGGCCTGACCAACAACGACTACGAGATCCTCGTGAACCTCTCGGAGTCGCCGGACCGGCGGATGCGGATGAGCGACCTCGCGGGCGCCACCCTCCAGTCCAAGAGCCGGCTCTCGCATCAGATCACCCGCATGGAGAGCGCGGGCCTGGTCCGCCGGGAGCACTGCGAGTCGGACCGCCGCGGCCTGTTCGCGGTGCTCACCGACGAGGGCGCGGAGACGATGCGGAAGGTGGCCCCCCACCACGTCGCCTCGGTCCGCAAACACTTCATGGACCTGCTCACCCCGGACGCCCTGGCCGAGCTGCACGCGGCCCTGGCCCCGGTCGCCGAGCACCTGCGGGGACAGCGGGGCTAG